A genomic stretch from Streptomyces venezuelae ATCC 10712 includes:
- a CDS encoding glucosyl-3-phosphoglycerate synthase, translating into MLEEVERWLGRRSWSVADRPLERILAAKRNTKVSVVLPALNEEATVGDIVAVIRRELMSEAVPLVDELVVIDSGSTDRTAEVAAAAGARVVARDAILPRIPAVPGKGEVLWRSLMVTSGDVVCFVDADLRDFSADFVSGIVGPLLTDPDIDFVKAMYDRPFGDTPGQGGRVTELVARPLLNLHWPQLAGFVQPLGGEYAARRSLLERLPFPVGYGVELGLLVDALHTVGLDALAQVDVGVRKHRHQDGRALGRMAAAIYRTAQLRLSRGHLVRPWLTQFERGEKGFEPRTYAVDTEERPPMAEIVEYARRRVA; encoded by the coding sequence GTGCTGGAAGAGGTGGAGCGCTGGCTGGGGCGGCGGTCCTGGTCCGTGGCGGACCGGCCGCTGGAGCGGATCCTCGCCGCCAAACGGAATACGAAGGTCAGCGTCGTCCTGCCCGCACTGAACGAGGAGGCGACCGTCGGGGACATCGTCGCCGTGATCCGGCGCGAGCTGATGTCGGAGGCGGTGCCGCTGGTCGACGAGCTGGTGGTGATCGACTCCGGCTCCACGGACCGTACGGCGGAGGTGGCGGCGGCGGCCGGCGCGCGGGTGGTGGCGCGGGACGCGATACTCCCCCGGATACCGGCGGTGCCGGGCAAGGGCGAGGTCCTGTGGCGGTCGCTGATGGTGACCAGCGGGGACGTCGTGTGCTTCGTGGACGCGGATCTGCGGGACTTCTCGGCGGACTTCGTGTCGGGGATCGTGGGCCCGCTGCTGACCGATCCGGACATCGACTTCGTCAAGGCGATGTACGACCGGCCGTTCGGCGACACCCCTGGTCAGGGGGGCCGGGTGACGGAGCTGGTGGCCCGTCCTCTGCTCAATCTGCACTGGCCGCAGCTGGCCGGTTTCGTGCAGCCGCTGGGCGGCGAGTACGCGGCGCGCCGGTCCCTCCTCGAACGGCTGCCGTTCCCGGTCGGTTACGGAGTGGAGCTGGGGCTGCTGGTGGACGCGCTGCACACGGTGGGCCTGGACGCGCTGGCCCAGGTGGACGTGGGGGTGCGCAAGCACCGGCACCAGGACGGTCGGGCGCTGGGCCGGATGGCGGCGGCGATCTACCGGACGGCGCAGCTGCGGCTCTCGCGGGGGCATCTGGTGCGGCCGTGGCTGACGCAGTTCGAGCGGGGCGAGAAGGGCTTCGAGCCGCGGACGTACGCGGTGGACACGGAGGAGCGGCCGCCGATGGCCGAAATCGTGGAGTACGCGCGCCGTCGCGTGGCGTAA
- a CDS encoding Fic family protein, which translates to MIVELTPRSLTWGDVDPARHFFDRASAPQVVRSLGPARRVPSRPDIPAADPAMSAWSWGEGQPWADAMSQALAEHYGRWSVGWRWAHDEGDFDGGPVGNWCCPSDSITTPQETIGRVVAALCEWREWLESLAGWFDAYPLDLTEVKDQRILWERAARNLILQVTDRTGCGSAWHGHCRQVLTWFLSRWGVAPDLAQDLVDEAIGGRFASWTGPDPELVEDVAERLALSVQPGDGARPARPTLDHLERWLTVRESIAWQEVPEDGRGEPVVPARDGAAEDIRAFDGALDPARAQGLLTALEMVRADAKRGSCLDFELLQRWQHQVLGTQQPPTFRSLPAFAKGGRERYGIGPDTRARLDACLAESTRTAERPLPLTARAARASLDVCFFHPFDDGNARSAFLALVFVLAREGVALDGVSLLRRVTFQADEPQDALTLTRYIDIHLAETRRNTASLGS; encoded by the coding sequence GTGATTGTCGAGCTGACCCCCCGTTCTCTGACATGGGGCGATGTGGATCCTGCCCGTCACTTCTTCGACCGTGCGTCGGCGCCGCAGGTGGTGCGGTCGCTCGGGCCTGCGCGGAGGGTGCCCAGCCGTCCCGACATCCCCGCCGCTGACCCGGCGATGAGTGCCTGGAGCTGGGGCGAGGGACAGCCCTGGGCCGACGCCATGTCGCAGGCCCTCGCCGAGCACTACGGTCGCTGGAGCGTGGGCTGGCGCTGGGCGCACGACGAAGGCGATTTCGACGGGGGACCCGTCGGGAACTGGTGCTGCCCGAGCGACTCGATCACCACACCGCAGGAGACGATCGGCCGTGTCGTCGCAGCTTTGTGTGAATGGCGCGAGTGGCTGGAGAGTCTCGCCGGGTGGTTCGACGCGTACCCCTTGGACCTGACCGAGGTCAAGGATCAGCGGATTCTGTGGGAGCGGGCCGCCCGCAACCTGATCCTGCAAGTGACCGACCGGACCGGCTGCGGGAGCGCCTGGCACGGACACTGCCGTCAAGTGCTCACCTGGTTCCTCAGCCGCTGGGGCGTCGCTCCCGACCTCGCACAGGATCTGGTCGACGAGGCGATCGGCGGGCGGTTCGCAAGTTGGACCGGCCCTGACCCGGAGCTGGTCGAGGATGTCGCGGAGCGCCTCGCGCTGTCGGTGCAACCGGGAGACGGCGCACGGCCCGCCAGGCCGACGCTGGATCACCTTGAGCGCTGGCTCACGGTGCGCGAGAGCATTGCCTGGCAGGAGGTTCCGGAAGACGGCCGGGGCGAACCGGTGGTCCCGGCGCGCGATGGCGCGGCGGAGGACATACGCGCCTTCGACGGCGCCTTGGATCCCGCCCGTGCACAAGGCCTGCTGACCGCCCTTGAAATGGTGCGGGCCGACGCGAAACGCGGCTCCTGCCTCGACTTCGAGCTGCTGCAGCGCTGGCAGCACCAGGTCCTGGGCACCCAGCAGCCGCCGACGTTCCGCAGTCTGCCGGCCTTCGCCAAGGGAGGCCGGGAACGGTACGGCATCGGCCCGGACACCCGAGCCCGACTCGATGCTTGCCTGGCCGAGAGCACGCGGACCGCTGAGCGGCCCCTGCCCCTCACCGCCCGGGCCGCACGCGCCTCTCTGGACGTGTGCTTCTTCCATCCCTTCGACGACGGCAACGCCCGGTCCGCGTTCCTCGCCCTCGTCTTCGTCCTCGCCCGCGAGGGCGTCGCGCTCGACGGCGTCAGCCTGCTACGTCGCGTCACCTTCCAGGCGGATGAGCCGCAGGATGCGCTCACCCTCACGCGGTACATCGACATCCACCTCGCGGAGACCCGTCGCAACACCGCCTCCCTCGGCTCCTAG
- a CDS encoding alpha,alpha-trehalose-phosphate synthase (UDP-forming), giving the protein MASVLVASNRGPVSYVRGEDGELDARRGGGGLVSGLSAVSSQDSLWVCAALGEGDREAVRRGIGEPGVRMLDIAPDVYADAYNGIANSVLWFLHHHLYDIPREPVFDAAFRHRWEAYRAYNRAFAEALAAAADEGAAVLVQDYHLALVPGQLRELRPDLRIGHFTHTPWASPEYFRMLPADIGDELLRGMLGADELGFHTSAWASAFLSCAGGEQPRTRVRVHPLGVDAEELRALAHRPQVDERLARLREEVGDRKTIVRVDRTELSKNILRGLLAYRELLTVHPEWRDRVVHLASAYPSRQDLAAYRAYTASVTELAAEINAEFGTADWQPVLVSVEDDFTRSLAAYRLADVALVNPVRDGMNLVAKEIPVVSDAGCALVLSTGAGAYEELKEDALTVHPYDVSETAEALHTALTMPPPERADRTKRLASAATALPPQRWFLNQLEGLSDA; this is encoded by the coding sequence ATGGCTTCTGTTCTTGTGGCATCCAACCGAGGCCCCGTCTCGTACGTGCGCGGCGAGGACGGCGAGCTCGACGCCCGCAGGGGCGGCGGCGGCCTGGTCTCCGGGCTGAGCGCCGTCTCCTCGCAGGACAGCCTGTGGGTGTGCGCGGCGCTCGGCGAGGGCGACCGGGAGGCCGTCCGGCGCGGGATCGGCGAGCCCGGCGTGCGGATGCTGGACATCGCCCCCGACGTGTACGCCGACGCGTACAACGGCATCGCGAACTCGGTGCTGTGGTTCCTCCACCACCACCTGTACGACATCCCCCGCGAGCCGGTCTTCGACGCCGCCTTCCGGCACCGCTGGGAGGCGTACCGCGCCTACAACCGCGCCTTCGCCGAAGCCCTGGCCGCCGCGGCGGACGAGGGCGCGGCGGTCCTGGTGCAGGACTACCACCTGGCGCTCGTCCCCGGACAACTGCGGGAACTCCGCCCCGACCTGCGCATCGGACACTTCACCCACACCCCGTGGGCCTCGCCCGAGTACTTCCGGATGCTGCCGGCCGACATCGGGGACGAGCTGCTCCGCGGCATGCTCGGCGCCGACGAGCTGGGTTTCCACACCTCCGCCTGGGCCTCCGCGTTCCTGAGCTGCGCCGGCGGCGAGCAGCCACGGACCCGGGTGCGCGTGCACCCGCTCGGCGTCGACGCCGAGGAACTCCGGGCCCTCGCCCACCGCCCCCAGGTCGACGAGCGCCTCGCCCGGCTCCGGGAGGAGGTCGGCGACCGGAAGACCATCGTCCGCGTCGACCGCACCGAACTGTCGAAGAACATCCTCCGCGGCCTCCTCGCCTACCGCGAGCTGCTCACCGTCCACCCCGAATGGCGCGACCGGGTCGTCCACCTGGCCTCCGCCTACCCCTCCCGGCAGGACCTGGCCGCCTACCGCGCGTACACGGCCTCCGTGACGGAACTGGCCGCGGAGATCAACGCCGAGTTCGGCACGGCCGACTGGCAGCCGGTCCTGGTCTCCGTCGAGGACGACTTCACCCGCTCCCTCGCCGCCTACCGCCTCGCGGACGTGGCCCTGGTCAACCCGGTGCGCGACGGCATGAACCTGGTCGCGAAGGAGATACCGGTCGTCTCCGACGCGGGCTGCGCGCTGGTCCTGTCGACCGGGGCGGGCGCGTACGAGGAGCTGAAGGAGGACGCGCTCACCGTCCACCCCTACGACGTCTCGGAGACCGCCGAGGCCCTCCACACGGCCCTGACGATGCCCCCACCGGAACGCGCCGACCGCACCAAACGCCTCGCGTCAGCGGCCACCGCCCTCCCCCCACAGCGCTGGTTCCTCAACCAGCTGGAGGGGCTGAGCGACGCCTGA
- a CDS encoding DUF11 domain-containing protein, with the protein MRFRQHHLGRVLAAVGLTAGSLAFTTAGPAAADVVEPFGKRYDASVYGDFTTIGNTVMGCPTAPADLAARCATAASGQGSDNNNTFVMRRIDAGGTGADYGSSTGHVKIPAGAEVAYARLFWGGNDGTYRGPSGASLKRCDISGADVEPSPGDPATTAPVIKVGAGAAIPVSIDSMVADPADTNGPHYYTGESDVTAAFAGVSGTDAQVAVGNVWAPNGKGCVAGWSLTVVHRFPGPVAALAPERRNVYVYGGHVLQRSTSPATTITVDGFHRSGGTARAGVTAYEGDWNTAGDTFLVDGKNVTENHTGNTSNFFISEDDGAVDPKLVNNLSIDAKAFDLPAGAVPQGATSADLAFATRGDTYVPSGLAFSVPVPDLEITKTATPRTVKPGDTVTYTITAKNVGPVDYPNAKFGDDLTGNLDDAEYNGDVKADLGKATYTAPRIGYVGTIPAGKTATVTYSVKIKNPPAGDGRLRNSVEVETPRSNCGAGSEDPACAAAPVLDRPKPTPKPTPTPVDPTPDPVDPTPTPTPDPADPTPDPTPPATAGPASPPPPAPGPHGDGRGGAMAATGGNGERLWLLGALGLALAATGVVAKAAMRGRRDT; encoded by the coding sequence ATGCGCTTCAGACAACATCACCTGGGCAGGGTGCTCGCGGCCGTCGGCCTGACGGCGGGCTCGCTCGCGTTCACCACGGCGGGGCCTGCCGCGGCGGACGTGGTCGAGCCCTTCGGCAAGCGGTACGACGCGTCGGTGTACGGCGACTTCACGACGATCGGCAACACCGTCATGGGCTGTCCGACCGCCCCCGCCGACCTGGCCGCCCGCTGCGCGACGGCGGCGAGCGGCCAGGGCTCGGACAACAACAACACCTTCGTGATGCGGCGGATCGACGCCGGCGGCACCGGGGCCGACTACGGCTCCAGCACCGGCCACGTGAAGATCCCGGCGGGCGCCGAGGTCGCCTACGCCCGGCTGTTCTGGGGCGGCAACGACGGCACGTACCGGGGCCCGAGCGGGGCCTCACTGAAGCGCTGCGACATCTCCGGCGCGGACGTCGAACCCTCGCCCGGGGACCCCGCGACGACCGCCCCGGTGATCAAGGTCGGCGCGGGCGCCGCGATCCCGGTCTCGATCGACAGCATGGTCGCCGACCCGGCGGACACCAACGGCCCGCACTACTACACGGGCGAGTCGGACGTGACCGCCGCCTTCGCGGGCGTCTCGGGGACGGACGCGCAGGTGGCCGTCGGGAACGTCTGGGCGCCCAACGGCAAGGGCTGCGTGGCCGGTTGGTCGCTGACGGTGGTCCACAGGTTCCCCGGCCCCGTCGCGGCCCTCGCCCCCGAGCGGCGGAACGTGTACGTGTACGGCGGCCATGTCCTGCAGCGGTCGACCTCCCCCGCCACCACGATCACCGTGGACGGCTTCCACCGGAGCGGCGGCACCGCGCGGGCCGGCGTCACGGCGTACGAGGGCGACTGGAACACCGCGGGCGACACCTTCCTCGTCGACGGCAAGAACGTCACCGAGAACCACACCGGCAACACCAGCAACTTCTTCATCAGCGAGGACGACGGCGCCGTCGACCCGAAGCTCGTCAACAACCTGAGCATCGACGCCAAGGCCTTCGACCTCCCCGCCGGAGCCGTCCCGCAGGGCGCCACCTCGGCCGACCTGGCCTTCGCGACCCGCGGCGACACCTACGTGCCGTCCGGGCTCGCATTCTCCGTGCCGGTGCCGGACCTGGAGATCACCAAGACGGCGACCCCGCGCACGGTCAAGCCCGGCGACACCGTCACGTACACCATCACCGCGAAGAACGTCGGCCCGGTCGACTACCCGAACGCGAAGTTCGGCGACGACCTCACCGGCAACCTCGACGACGCCGAGTACAACGGCGACGTGAAGGCGGACCTCGGCAAGGCCACGTACACGGCGCCGAGGATCGGGTACGTCGGCACCATCCCGGCCGGCAAGACGGCGACCGTCACCTACTCGGTGAAGATCAAGAACCCGCCGGCCGGCGACGGCAGGCTCCGCAACAGCGTGGAGGTCGAGACACCCCGCTCCAACTGCGGAGCCGGCAGCGAGGACCCCGCCTGCGCGGCGGCCCCGGTGCTCGACCGGCCCAAGCCCACCCCGAAGCCGACGCCGACCCCGGTCGACCCCACCCCGGACCCGGTCGACCCGACCCCCACCCCGACGCCGGACCCGGCCGACCCGACGCCCGACCCCACACCCCCGGCGACCGCCGGGCCCGCCTCCCCGCCGCCCCCGGCCCCCGGCCCGCACGGCGACGGCCGCGGCGGCGCGATGGCCGCGACCGGCGGCAACGGCGAGCGGCTGTGGCTGCTCGGCGCGCTCGGCCTCGCGCTGGCGGCGACGGGCGTGGTGGCGAAGGCCGCGATGCGCGGCCGCCGCGACACCTGA